The Actinomycetota bacterium sequence ACTCGAGACCACGGGGAGGAACTCGGAGCCTGCAGTGAAGCGACCGATCGGAAGCGGAAGCTACTCGACCCCCGCGCAGAGCTCGTGGTGCTTCGAGGCAGACAATCGGAGCCTGGCAGCCTGTCCGAGATCGCGCGAGTGGGTGCACTCATACGCAGGTTCGATCCCGACATCGTTCATTCGCAGTACCACAAGGACTG is a genomic window containing:
- a CDS encoding glycosyltransferase, giving the protein MRVVMILDYFFYYAAAIANALVDQADVLFVTRDHGEELGACSEATDRKRKLLDPRAELVVLRGRQSEPGSLSEIARVGALIRRFDPDIVHSQYHKD